A part of Crassostrea angulata isolate pt1a10 chromosome 5, ASM2561291v2, whole genome shotgun sequence genomic DNA contains:
- the LOC128183347 gene encoding AT-rich interactive domain-containing protein 2-like isoform X3 has protein sequence MVGHNVIADIGIFSDDGQNVIAGIGIFSDDHGTYEEVYEREWRKLSNSNFIHFWLNTVNDETIRGLVHTSHGYSRKELLGQEILNLGQEDGLHDREGQRVMQLAVIIRNLSFEEENMKFMSENDLVFRFLMLCVHSSYGSLRQLALDSLGNIAEKFVLTTDDHSHLVLQLLKHCLSSDDKYEVVRGLEILSKLCLLDQNEDMLTDRLEEPLYADIVRLMNVFDIQIIVYSLEALYQLSELGEHTTTKIAAVKHAVDLLVSLLTIEAQSYGPNSLVGIKVVEYCPPPHLMQGASVDHGQTPVLPVPPGGHPVSQPLPPSHKAAQQQMGTTGCDVETTTYQWLQSTFELKDGFSLPHVHMYAEYLNFAKKFSLPQILSSAAFISCVRVVYPNLEHYSIEKAEGVSEAGFKGICKRKTPLPFAIPSTVCKNRLSNVSHCPSPVVMANQNPSQTLTLRQRLMEPPRLSSLQASPLLPLGGAVPTTNQQHCAIYTATKPQTQTSSSNSKSAQNQPSIMSVGKSPQPKTQQALKQHLHQASPIQTPVLPQQTGPPNMANQQPVDPTSSETRMIKNLLAKKLKVQQSSPVPIAPKQTTQPVQAMVDPTNPMHLLTFTTQQSTNIQGQLQQAFVPVYQDAGAYTLTGNYYDQSNIGQTIQIQGVQPVMDGTQQIVIPQATISSQPSLQQTGSLVSDKSKGASKNSASRNSSKSSRSSSPKGSSHKLKPSSSPSRPSSPQNCDLDICGEVERAKDVVKVGLEARIERVENNTLKQIQSVNSSTPSIPTHLVTSSVVPPSAVMPGYSVVGSTNTGLTGDIAAISALPSQTIAARNTAPTLHSQVHCATSSPAISTIPFRGGSIPNCSDSLSNACSITNPLNSIPQQSITSSDTQNFNPEENTNTNSCENSSMVKEKPKMNYVCTQDETDAAVSSLLITEEDTQHSLSNGSDADVPITTIVSSADETAAAISAIEGMLEEEPEEEDDTPMDDDRVVDSMEETSADEISAPLGNKQTTGTLEIAPESDESQDSKKEEITVNGMLNSPEETIPSPTEEQNHIGNGISESESEENFKSSKQAMDKLALEKLTKINGIDKHIGNGNVNHVEVDSSGKEEKMEVSEDSVNGEVIQGEIDQALSGILENGNSSDILENGEPKETKCYELAGESETEDTAPMEEEEVLIENEMCLKPNTVVLDPPPPAVKEPKEMEADTKAVKEEDRGVDHNQTVNNGESTAEQQEENKLPMDECVDILKAAIESEKIDECVLNGDSNDSLLPGSIYPGEIQISAANIPIGNEMTATAVGSNSINLIPNVFTNVQTVQTGLVVGTIVSVNNNLLTTATVPLTITDNMIGKNVMCPERHVPTPEASRDGELSCDSIASTLTDSSDKHSITFQQPILSVQNFPTNVLGVQTMSTNKNQQYLTTVITTTPKQTSPRTRDKRAKKRSRNASSGSGDSRCSNSSTTIAQPMAPPPIVPDFMCEWHGCKQCFENFKHVFKHVLDTHLKTDVEGYCRWEGCEKLQRKKWSLVTHVQDHHCSENALKSAAMRKKQSQQSGASAPTQTVPALVYPTDAAWQAIRRFSPKPPYPEFTEAREGPVTKHIRLTAALILRNLARYSAPGRSLIKRYERRISFSAMSALESSNALANCLFEILHDH, from the exons ATGGTAG GTCATAATGTCATAGCTGATATTGGGATCTTCTCTGACGATGGTCAAAATGTTATAGCTGGTATAGGAATCTTCTCTGATG ATCATGGAACATATGAAGAAGTTTATGAGCGGGAATGGAGGAAACTGTCCAACTCAAATTTCATCCAT tttTGGTTAAACACAGTCAACGATGAAACCATCCGGGGTTTAGTTCACACAAGTCATGGGTACTCAAGAA AGGAACTATTAGGTCAAGAGATTCTTAATCTAGGTCAAGAGGATGGGCTCCATGATAGGGAAGGACAGAGAGTTATGCAG CTGGCTGTTATAATCAGAAATCTGTCATTTGAGGAAGAGAACATGAAATTCATGTCAGAAAATGATTTAGTGTTCAG ATTTTTAATGTTATGTGTACACAGTTCATACGGGTCTTTACGACAGCTAGCTTTAGATTCTCTGGGTAACATTGCAGAAAAG TTTGTGCTGACAACAGATGATCACTCACATTTGGTGCTGCAGCTTCTAAAGCATTGCTTGTCATCAGATGACAAGTACGAAGTAGTGAGAG gtcTGGAGATTCTAAGCAAACTGTGTCTGCTAGACCAGAACGAGGATATGCTGACGGACCGTCTGGAGGAGCCGCTGTATGCCGACATAGTGCGGCTGATGAACGTGTTTGACATACAGATCATTGTGTACAGTCTGGAGGCCCTGTATCAGCTCTCAGAGCTCGGTGAACACACCACCACCAAGATCGCGGCTGTCAAACATGCTGTTG ATCTGCTGGTCTCTCTGCTGACGATAGAGGCCCAATCATACGGACCAAACTCTCTAGTTGGCATTAAGGTGGTGGAATACTGCCCACCACCCCACCTAATGCAGGGGGCCAGTGTGGACCATGGCCAGACCCCTGTGTTACCGGTGCCCCCTGGCGGTCATCCTGTCTCTCAGCCCCTCCCTCCCTCTCACA aagctGCTCAGCAACAAATGGGTACCACAGGTTGTGATGTAGAGACGACTACCTATCAGTG GCTACAGTCCACCTTTGAGCTGAAAGATGGGTTCTCATTGCCTCATGTCCATATGTATGCAGAGTATCTGAATTTTGCCAAGAAGTTCTCTCTGCCCCAGATCTTGTCTTCGGCTGCTTTTATCAGCTGTGTCAG GGTTGTGTATCCAAACCTTGAGCATTACAGTATAGAGAAAGCTGAGGGTGTATCGGAGGCAGGATTCAAAGGGATCTGTAAACGCAAAACACCATTACCATTCGCCATACCTTCTACAG TCTGTAAAAATCGTCTTAGTAATGTCTCCCATTGTCCATCTCCTGTTGTCATGGCCAATCAGAATCCATCACAAACTCTAACTCTCCGGCAGAGGTTAATGGAGCCGCCACGATTATCTTCCTTACAAGCCTCTCCTCTCCTTCCTCTAGGTGGCGCTGTGCCCACAACAAACCAGCAACACTGTGCAATATACACCGCCACCAAACCACAGACTCAAACCAGCAGTTCTAACAGCAAGTCCGCACAAAACCAACCAAGTATTATGTCTGTTGGAAAATCCCCACAACCCAAAACACAACAAGCTCTTAAGCAGCACTTACATCAGGCTTCTCCAATTCAAACGCCTGTTCTTCCCCAGCAGACGGGTCCACCCAATATGGCTAACCAACAGCCGGTGGACCCTACTTCCAGCGAGACCAGAATGATCAAGAACCTTTTGGCCAAAAAGCTGAAGGTTCAGCAGTCCTCTCCAGTCCCAATTGCCCCAAAGCAGACGACACAGCCAGTACAGGCAATGGTGGACCCTACTAATccaatgcatttattgacattCACTACACAACAGAGTACAAACATCCAAGGTCAGTTACAGCAGGCATTTGTTCCTGTGTACCAGGACGCAGGTGCTTACACGCTGACTGGAAACTACTATGACCAAAGCAACATTGGCCAGACCATCCAAATACAAGGTGTGCAGCCTGTAATGGATGGAACACAACAAATAGTAATTCCACAAGCTACAATTTCTAGTCAGCCTTCCCTCCAACAAACAGGATCTCTAGTATCAGATAAAAGTAAAGGTGCATCTAAAAACAGTGCTAGTCGTAACAGTTCTAAATCATCCAGATCATCGTCACCCAAAGGATCATCGCACAAACTCAAACCATCGTCATCTCCATCACGACCTAGCTCTCCTCAAAACTGTGACCTGGATATATGTGGAGAGGTGGAGAGAGCCAAAGATGTTGTAAAAGTAGGACTTGAAGCTCGCATAGAGCGAGTGGAGAATAATACTTTGAAACAAATCCAGTCTGTAAACAGTAGTACACCGTCCATCCCTACTCATCTCGTCACTTCATCAGTTGTCCCTCCAAGCGCTGTGATGCCTGGCTACTCTGTGGTTGGCAGTACAAACACTGGTCTCACAGGGGACATTGCTGCAATCTCTGCCTTACCCAGCCAAACCATTGCTGCTAGAAACACAGCTCCGACTCTTCACAGTCAGGTCCACTGTGCTACCTCATCACCTGCTATCTCCACAATCCCATTCAGAGGTGGATCCATACCCAATTGTAGTGATTCCTTGTCTAATGCTTGCTCAATCACAAACCCTCTCAACTCCATCCCTCAGCAATCCATCACGTCATCAGACACCCAAAATTTCAATCCAGAAGAAAACACAAACACAAACTCCTGTGAAAATTCTTCTATGGTCAAAGAAAAACCAAAGATGAATTATGTATGTACTCAAGATGAAACGGATGCTGCTGTGTCCTCTCTACTGATAACGGAGGAGGACACACAACACTCGCTGTCCAATGGGTCAGACGCTGATGTTCCCATCACAACTATTGTAAGCTCTGCTGATGAAACTGCAGCTGCCATATCAGCTATAGAAGGAATGCTGGAAGAAGAACCAGAAGAAGAAGATGACACACCCATGGATGATGACAGGGTTGTTGATTCTATGGAAGAGACTTCTGCTGATGAAATTTCTGCTCCATTAGGGAATAAACAAACAACTGGAACTCTGGAAATTGCTCCTGAAAGTGATGAAAGTCAAGACtctaaaaaagaagaaatcacTGTCAATGGAATGTTGAATTCTCCAGAGGAAACTATTCCATCTCCAACTGAGGAGCAGAATCACATAGGTAATGGAATCAGTGAGAGTGAATCAGAAGAGAACTTCAAGTCCTCCAAACAAGCAATGGACAAACTGGCTTTGGAAAAACTAACCAAGATTAATGGTATAGACAAACATATAGGAAATGGAAATGTTAATCATGTAGAAGTTGATTCATCAGGGAAAGAGGAAAAGATGGAAGTGAGCGAAGATTCGGTCAATGGGGAGGTAATTCAAGGGGAGATAGATCAAGCACTCAGTGGAATTCTGGAGAATGGAAATTCTAGTGATATTCTGGAGAATGGAGAACCTAAAGAGACAAAGTGTTATGAACTGGCAGGAGAATCTGAGACAGAAGACACTGCACCAATGGAGGAAGAGGAAGTTTTGATAGAGAACGAAATGTGTCTCAAGCCAAACACAGTTGTATTGGATCCCCCTCCCCCAGCAGTTAAAGAGCCCAAGGAAATGGAGGCTGACACCAAAGCAGTGAAAGAGGAGGACAGAGGAGTAGACCATAACCAGACAGTCAATAATGGGGAATCAACAGCGGAACAACAGGAGGAAAATAAACTACCCATGGACGAATGTGTAGATATCTTGAAAGCTGCTATTGAGTCTGAGAAAATTGATGAATGTGTGTTAAATGGAGACAGTAATGACTCTCTTCTTCCAGGATCTATCTATCCTGGAGAAATTCAGATTAGTGCTGCTAATATCCCAATCGGTAATGAAATGACTGCCACAGCTGTAGGGTCCAACAGCATCAATCTGATCCCCAACGTATTCACCAATGTCCAGACAGTGCAGACTGGTCTTGTGGTGGGGACCATTGTTAGTGTAAACAACAATCTTCTGACCACTGCGACTGTTCCCCTGACTATCACAGATAACATGATAGGCAAGAATGTGATGTGTCCAGAGAGGCATGTTCCGACACCAGAGGCATCCCGGGACGGAGAACTCAGTTGTGATAGCATCGCATCTACCCTGACCGACTCATCTGACAAACATTCCATCACATTTCAGCAACCCATTCTCAGTGTTCAGAACTTTCCTACAAATGTCCTAGGTGTGCAAACCATGTCAACCAACAAAAATCAGCAATACTTAACCACCGTCATTACCACAACCCCCAAACAGACCTCGCCCCGAACTCGAGATAAACGAGCCAAAAAACGCAGTCGGAACGCCTCATCAGGGAGTGGTGATTCCAGGTGCTCAAATTCCTCCACAACGATAGCCCAACCCATGGCCCCACCCCCAATAGTGCCAGATTTCATGTGTGAATGGCATGGCTGTAAACA GTGCTTCGAGAATTTTAAGCATGTGTTTAAGCATGTTTTGGACACTCACCTGAAGACTGACGTGGAAGGATATTGCAGATGGGAAGGATGTGAAAAATTGCAGAGAAAGAAGTGGTCACTAGTAACCCATGTACAG GACCACCATTGTTCTGAGAACGCCCTAAAGTCTGCGGCAATGAGGAAAAAGCAGAGTCAGCAGAGTGGAGCGTCGGCCCCCACACAGACAGTACCAGCCCTTGTGTACCCCACGGACGCTGCCTGGCAAGCCATCCGCAGATTCTCTCCAAAACCACCATATCCAGAATTTACG GAAGCTCGGGAAGGACCAGTAACAAAGCATATCCGTCTGACAGCAGCTCTAATCCTCAGGAACCTGGCCAGATATTCAGCACCTGGAAGAAG tttgataaAGCGGTATGAGCGGAGAATCAGCTTCTCAGCAATGAGTGCCCTGGAGTCGTCCAATGCCCTGGCCAACTGTCTGTTTGAAATTCTCCACGACCACTGA